A DNA window from Fragaria vesca subsp. vesca linkage group LG3, FraVesHawaii_1.0, whole genome shotgun sequence contains the following coding sequences:
- the LOC101299937 gene encoding uncharacterized protein LOC101299937, whose translation MPSPKSQRRVQEESKNRRGRLVSERSLSFHGQTLAATTPQLRRPKTVPDMVMYRTAVGATTPPTAAQELRPKLTKLLLNVTIQGSVGAVQVVMSPESTVGDLVAAAVRQYEKEGRRPIFPSVDPSRFDLHYSQFSLESLDREEKLMTLGSRNFFLCPKKSAVDGESCGGGITTTAGSCSKQAEKASKTGFSWLKFMDSLL comes from the exons ATGCCGAGTCCGAAGAGCCAGCGAAGGGTGCAAGAGGAGAGCAAGAACCGGAGGGGCAGATTAGTCTCGGAGAGATCTTTGTCGTTTCACGGCCAGACGTTGGCCGCGACGACGCCGCAGCTCCGGCGGCCGAAGACGGTCCCCGACATGGTCATGTATAGGACAGCAGTCGGAGCCACGACGCCTCCGACGGCGGCGCAGGAGCTTCGGCCGAAGCTGACGAAGCTGCTGCTCAACGTGACTATACAGGGGAGCGTCGGTGCCGTTCAGGTGGTGATGTCGCCGGAATCTACGGTGGGTGATCTGGTGGCGGCAGCCGTAAGGCAGTACGAGAAAGAAGGCCGCCGGCCGATCTTTCCGTCCGTTGATCCGTCACGGTTCGACCTCCATTATTCGCAGTTCAGTTTAGAAA GTTTGGATAGGGAGGAGAAGCTGATGACGTTGGGGTCTCGCAACTTTTTCCTGTGCCCTAAGAAGTCGGCAGTTGACGGTGAAAGTTGCGGTGGTGGGATAACGACGACGGCTGGTTCATGTTCGAAACAGGCGGAGAAAGCTTCCAAAACTGGGTTTTCATGGCTCAAGTTTATGGATTCTCTGCTGTAA
- the LOC101299649 gene encoding putative phytosulfokines 6-like translates to MRPSFQTTAIVLCILFIISSSTISASRLLQDKEGQEEAKLKKISDGDSLVELESSDLMNLMGLEACVDGDEECLKRRVTAEAHLDYIYTQHHKP, encoded by the exons ATGAGGCCAAGCTTTCAAACAACAGCTATTGTTCTGTGCATCTTGTTCATCATTTCTTCCTCAACAATATCAGCCAGCAGGCTTTTACAGGACAAAGAAG GACAAGAGGAGGCAAAGCTCAAGAAAATCAGTGATGGGGATTCACTTGTGGAGCTGGAAAGCAGTGACCTCATGAAT CTAATGGGACTGGAAGCCTGTGTTGATGGAGATGAAGAATGTTTAAAGAGAAGAGTTACTGCAGAAGCTCACTTGGACTACATCTACACCCAGCACCATAAGCCTTGA
- the LOC101306998 gene encoding uncharacterized protein LOC101306998, translated as MPDQDSPNPTDPQLTAQEPDPDDQNQPQDLSSDSEPDYYSDSSIDEPQSAAPGANAEVDEALTYLRPGEVVPEDQNTPEVNVKLFNQVLEGKRVKRRQEEEDKGYVFHEDLFDFPEDPEKWREEDLKELWGDAPLEMTKPGWDPVWADEEDWEIVRDEIREGNDPPIAPFYVPFRKPYPVIPEDHHDISNPKAVIEELDRIEEFLAWVSYVFPDGSSYEGTVWDDLAHGKGVYVAEQGLVRYEGEWLQNNMEGHGVVEVDIPDIEPIPGSKLEVQMRAEGHIISRDYMTPEDKEWLEMDIQDSIDLAGGRSVIPFYEKDEWIKHFGRKPEKGRYRYAGQWKHARMHGCGVYEVNERTIYGRFYFGELLEDDAGCDEDISALHAGIAEVAAAKARMFVNKPDGMVREERGPYSDPQHPYFYEEEDVWMAPGFINQFYEVPDYWKTYVHEVDEEREMWLNSFYKAPLRIPMPAELEYWWKNEETPEFVVINKEPEPDPEDPSKLIYTEDPLILHTRTGRLINYIEDEKHGVRLFWQPPLEDGEEVDPEKAELLPLGYDEFYGENIGEKKQNLLMRLISAVENTCKPVFEKLEKWAEEKKKASEVKMKLIEKELELIEAELRLEELIEDMDEELKMKEKEEEKNVEMVSLDEEDTSPVANQDDKLIEVDEVEEEEEEEEDEDEDDAAPSSFGSVSADKDATKNGQKGNKPGRSPFSTSSLAFASSSLVSGVPSKLQQSFLAWKDSKAIPKTATSLRNEASCCNLKTVDLVSFPPMLVPKVNLKARKQRHLNIQAKISSNRRLSQLQPLSQISSHHSASMNTRISPGEMRLKNNSWLHASPERESDSILSLHTPWYLLEPTVEAKRGFLEQPVYAGQPGSHYLL; from the exons ATGCCAGACCAAGACTCCCCTAACCCCACCGACCCCCAGCTCACCGCCCAAGAACCCGACCCGGACGACCAAAACCAACCCCAAGACCTCTCCTCCGACTCCGAGCCCGACTACTACTCCGACTCCTCCATCGACGAACCCCAATCCGCCGCTCCCGGCGCCAATGCCGAGGTCGACGAAGCCCTCACTTACCTCCGCCCAGGCGAGGTCGTCCCGGAGGACCAGAACACGCCGGAGGTGAATGTGAAGCTGTTCAATCAGGTTCTTGAGGGGAAGAGAGTGAAGAGGAGGCAGGAGGAGGAGGACAAGGGGTACGTGTTCCATGAGGACCTTTTCGATTTTCCGGAGGACCCTGAGAAATGGCGGGAGGAGGACTTGAAGGAGCTTTGGGGTGATGCGCCGTTGGAGATGACCAAACCGGGGTGGGACCCGGTTTGGGCTGATGAGGAGGATTGGGAGATTGTTAGGGATGAAATTAGGGAGGGGAATGACCCTCCCATTGCCCCGTTTTATGTTCCGTTCCGGAAGCCTTATCCGGTTATACCGGAAGATCATCATGACATTTCTAATCCCAAGGCTGTCATTGAGGAGCTGGATAGGATTGAGGAGTTCCTTGCTTGGGTCAGCTATGTTTTCCCTGACGGCAGCTC GTATGAGGGCACCGTGTGGGATGACTTGGCACATGGCAAGGGAGTCTATGTTGCTGAGCAGGGACTGGTCAG GTATGAAGGTGAATGGCTTCAAAACAACATGGAGGGTCATGGGGTTGTTGAAGTTGACATACCTGACATAGAGCCTATTCCAGGTTCCAA GCTTGAAGTACAGATGCGTGCTGAAGGGCACATAATATCAAGAGATTATATGACCCCGGAAGACAAAGAATGGTTGGAGATGGATATTCAAGACAGCATTGATCTAGCAGGGGGGCGGTCCGTTATTCCTTTTTATGAAAAAGATGAATGGATCAAACATTTTGGGAGGAAACC GGAGAAAGGCCGATATCGCTATGCAGGTCAATGGAAGCATGCCAGAATGCATGGATGTGGAGTGTATGAAGTCAATGAGCGTACCATATAT GGTAGGTTCTACTTTGGGGAGCTATTGGAGGATGATGCTGGTTGTGATGAGGATATTTCAGCG CTGCATGCGGGTATTGCAGAAGTGGCTGCTGCTAAGGCTCGGATGTTTGTGAACAAGCCTGATGGAA TGGTTAGGGAAGAGAGGGGCCCGTATAGTGATCCTCAACATCCCTATTTCTATGAAGAAGAAGATGTTTGGATGGCACCAGGCTTCATAAACCAATTTTATGAA GTCCCTGATTACTGGAAAACATATGTGCATGAGGTTGATGAGGAAAGGGAAATGTGGTTGAACTCCTTCTACAAAGCTCCACTGAGAATACCTATGCCTGCTGAGCTTGAATACTGGTGGAAAAACG AGGAGACTCCAGAATTTGTTGTTATTAACAAGGAACCAGAGCCTGATCCTGAAGACCCATCCAAGCTTATATATACTGAAGATCCACTTATCCTTCACACACGAACTGGGCGGTTAATCAACTATATTGAAGATGAAAAACACGGAGTTCGCCTATTTTGGCAGCCGCCTCTTGAAGATGGGGAAGAGGTGGACCCAGAAAAGGCGGAGCTCCTTCCGCTTGGTTATGACGAGTTCTATGGAGAAAACATTGGTGAGAAGAAACAAAACTTATTGATGCGACTTATATCAGCAGTGGAAAATACATGCAAACCTGTTTTTGAAAAACTGGAGAAATGGGCTGAAGAGAAGAAGAAAGCAAGTGAGGTGAAGATGAAATTGATTGAAAAAGAACTTGAACTTATAGAGGCTGAACTGCGCCTGGAAGAGTTAATTGAGGATATGGATGAGGAGTTGAAGATGAAAGAGAAAGAGGAGGAGAAGAATGTGGAAATGGTTTCGCTGGACGAAGAAGATACTTCTCCAGTGGCTAACCAAGATGATAAATTAATTGAAGTGGATGAAGTGGAAGAGGAAGAAGAAGAGGAGGAAGATGAAGATGAAGATGATGCTGCGCCATCAAGTTTTGGCTCTGTAAGTGCAGATAAGGATGCTACTAAAAATGGCCAGAAGGGTAATAAACCTGGGCGATCACCATTTTCCACTTCCTCACTGGCATTTGCTTCAAGTAGCCTTGTTTCTGGG GTTCCATCCAAGCTGCAACAGTCATTTTTAGCATGGAAAGATAGCAAAGCAATACCAAAGACAGCTACTTCTTTACGCAATGAGGCCTCTTGTTGTAACTTGAAAACAGTTGATTTGGTGAGTTTCCCTCCTATGCTTGTCCCAAAAGTAAACTTGAAAGCGAGAAAGCAAAGACACTTGAACATCCAAGCCAAAATCTCCTCAAATAGGAGGCTATCTCAGTTGCAGCCTTTATCTCAAATAAGCTCACATCATTCAGCTTCTATGAACACAAGAATAAGCCCAGGAGAAATGAGATTGAAGAACAATAGTTGGCTGCATGCATCACCAGAGAGGGAGTCGGACAGTATATTGTCTTTGCACACACCATGGTATCTTTTGGAGCCAACTGTAGAAGCCAAACGTG GATTTCTGGAGCAGCCTGTCTATGCTGGACAACCAGGAAGTCACTACCTCCTCTGA